A region of the Rhizobium leguminosarum bv. trifolii WSM1325 genome:
AACGTCGAGACAGTGTCGGAGGGCGTGTAATTCGCGGGCTTGATCTGCGCCCACGGCAGCGCATTGTCATAACTGGTCTCGCCGAAGCTCGTGGGATCGGAAAGTCCCGGTAAGCTGATATCAGGCGTCACGCCGCGCAGCTGCGTCGTACCGCCGTTGACTCGGAAAAACTGGGCAATCGTCACTTTCAGCTCCCCGAACTCAGGCTTGCTGTTGCGGACGATCTGGTCAAGGTCGACGACGGTCTGAACGGTGCCCTTCCCGAAACTGGGTTCGCCGACGATCACGCCTCGACCATAATCCTGGATGGCCGCGGCAAAAATCTCTGAAGCCGACGCCGAGCCGCGATTGATCAGGACACCCATCGGGCCTGCCCAGACAGGCGCTGCAAGCTCAGCGCTTTTGACCTCGATCTTGCCGTCGCTGCCGCGTTGCTGAACGACCGGTCCATTGCCGATGAAGAGACCGGTCAAATCAATCGCCTCGTCCAATGAACCGCCGCCATTGTTGCGCAGGTCAATCAGAACGCTGTCGACCTTTTCTTCCTTCAGTTCGTCGAGAAGCTTGGCGACATCGCGGCTTGCGCTTTTGTAATCCTGGTCACCTTTGCGCTTGGCTTCAAAATCCTCATAGAATACCGGCAGCGTGATGATCCCGATTTTACGCGTGGCGTCGCCCGCCTTCACGGACAGCACAGTCTTCCTGGCAGCCTGCTTGTCGAGACTGATTTTATCGCGCACCAGGCTGATGACGCGATGCGTGCCATCTGCTCCGGCATCTGCCGGCAGGATATCCAGCCGCACGACGGAGTCTTTTTTTCCGCGTATCATCTGCACGACTTCATCAAGGCGCGTGCCTACCACTTCTTTGATCGCCCCATCCTTGCCTTGACCAACGCCCGTAATGCGGTCTCCGACCGCGAGCTTGCCGGAAAGCTGCGCCGGCCCGCCAGGCACGAGCTCACGGATCGTCGTGTAGTCGTCGCGTTCCTGCAGCACGGCACCGATACCAAACAGCGAAAGCTTCATCGAGACATTGAAGTCGGCTGAAGCGGCCGCGCCGAAATAGTCCGTGTGCGGATCGATCGACGTTGAATAGGCATCCATGAACGACTGGAAAACGTCGTCGCTTTTAAACTTGTAAGCGCGCTCGAGTATGTTCTCATAACGTTTGTCGAGCGTTTCGCGGATGGCCGCGTCGTTTTTGCCGCCGAGTTTCAACCGCAACCAGTCGCTCTTGACCCGCTTGCGCCAAAGCTCATTGCTCTCGGCTTTCGACTGCGACCACGGCGCTTTATCGCGCAGCACCGAATAATTTTCCTGCGTACTGAAATCGAAGTCCTGCTTCAGCAGGCTGCGCGCATAGTTCATGCGGTCGACAACGCGCTGTTCATAGGCGTTGAAAATCGCAAACGGGATCTTCAAGTCCTTCCGTTCTATCGCATCGTCGATCTCGCTGCGATCGGACATGAACTTGTCGATGTCCGCTTGCAGGAAGAGCATGCGGTCCGGATCAAGTGACTTGATGAACTGATCCATGATCCTGGCCGACAAGGCGTCGTCGAGTGGAACGGGCTTGTAGCTATACCGCGAAAGAAATTGTGCGCTCAACTCAGCGGCCTGCGCTTGTCGCTTTAGCGGCGCCAAAACAGGCGGTGATGCGACTTCAGCATATGCGGACTGTGCAATTGCAAGAAATGCACCAAGGAAAACGTAGGCTATGCGCATTCAGCGTTGATCCAATTCTTGATGCCGAGTGTCGATGTGCGATCTATGTGACGCAATCATGGTTTTTTGGCAACCAAATGGCAAACGACATGGTTTGCAAAGTGGCGGAAACATATCCGCGCGTGGTCGGCGTCTCCGTAGCCGACGCTCAATCCGCCTGCACGTCTTTCCAGGAATCGAATGTCGCAGCTTGACCGCGACGGCATCCGATGCGGTCGACGAGATCCCAGACGATGGCGTTCTCGATATAGAAACGCCGCCCTGACTTGGCAATGCGAAGTCCGCGGTAGTCGGCGATAAAGCCGTTGGCCGCCACGGTATTCAACAGCCTGTCACGTTCCGCGCGATCGGGTGCCTCCGCCGAAAGGCGCGATGGCAAAGTGATGAACTCGTCCCATGAATATTCAAAACAGGCCTGGGCGGCGCGGTTTGCGTAGATAAAGCGCGGATCGGCGTCGGTATTGTGAGCAAGGACCACCGCCGGCGAGTGGTCATACAGCCATTCGGCACCCTGGCCTTCCGGCGTCAGGCGGCGTCCCACGCTTCGTTCGAAGCTTTCCGCCATCAATGCGTAAAATTCGAGATCGTAAGACAGGTCGAGTCCGGCGTCGTTGTAGTTGGCAATCATGCTGCGCATCCTGGATTGCGGCGAGAGATGTTGAACTGATGTTCTCGCTACAAAATCCTTTTGCGCTACAGAAAGCGCAAGCTCCAAATGCGACGCGGTCAAGCTGGCGACCGGGACTTCAGGCGTCATCCTGGAGGTAGCGTTCCGCGAGCCTTGCCCACATGGCTGCGCCAACCGTGAGGCTGGCATCGGCGAAATCATATTTGGGACTATGCAGGATGGCGGAATTCATGCCGTTGCCGAGACGCAGGAAGCTGCCCGGCTTGTGCTCGAGAAAGTGCGAGAAATCCTCGCTGCCGGGAATGAGCGGGCAGGTCGCGACCTTGTCTTCGCCGACCAGTTCCGCCGCGACGATCCGGGCAAAATCTGTCTCATCGGGCGAATTGACGACGACAGGATTGCCGCGATCGTAGTTGATCTCGATCGAAGCACCATGACCGTCCGATACCGAACGGGCGAGCTTGGTGATGCGTTCCTGCAGGAGGTCGCGAATGCCAGGCTCGAAGGAGCGCACGCTCAATGCGAGCTTGGCATACTCAGGAATGACATTGACGGCATCGCCGGCATGGATCGTGCCGACAGTGATGACCGCCGTCTGGGTCGGGTCGAGGTTGCGCGAGATGATCGTCTGCAGCGAGACGACGAGGTTGCACGCCACGACCACGGGATCGATGGTCAGGTGCGGCCGCGAGGCATGGCCGCCTTTGCCCTTGATGGTAATCTCGACGGTGTCCGACGCCGCCATCATTGGGCCGGATCGCAGCAGGATGGTGCCTTCCGGAGCGCCGGGATGGTTGTGGAGGCCGAAGATGGCGTCGAACGGGAACCGTTCGAACAGGCCGTCGGCGATCATTGCCTGAGCGCCGCTATTCTTGCTCGCCTCTTCAGCAGGCTGGAAGATCAACGTCACCGTGCCGCTGAAGCGGCGGGTACGGGCCAGATATTCGGCGGCGCCGAGCAGCACGGTCGTGTGGCCGTCATGGCCGCAGGCGTGCATCTTGCCGGGGGTGCCGCTGGCATAGGCAAGTCCGGTTGCCTCGACGATCGGCAGCGCATCCATATCGGCGCGGATGGCGATGCCCTTGCTGCCCTTGCCGGCGCTGAGGCGGGCGACAACGCCGTGACCGCCGACATTGCGGGTCACGTCATAACCCCAGCCTTCCAGCTTTTCCGCGACAAAACGCGCTGTTTCCGCTTCCTCGAAGGAGAGTTCCGGATGGGCATGCAGGTGCTGGCGGGTCGCCTTCAGCTCCGCCTCCATGGCTTCGAAATCGGAAAGGCGGGCATAGGCATTGTCGAGCGTGGGCATGAAAACATCCAGTATTGGTCGAAAAGGACGATTGCTCCGGCCCGAGGGTCGAAGCAGCGAGCTGACACCGGTCAGAGAAAACGGGCGAGAAAAGCCTGGGTCCGGGGATGTTGTGGATTGCCGATGACATCCTCGGGCTTGCCCATTTCGACGACATTGCCGCCGTCCATGAACACCACCCGATCGGCCGCCTCACGGGCGAAACCGATCTCGTGGGTCACGACGATCATCGTCAGGCCCTGTTTGGCGAGATCGCGCATGGTGGCCAGCACTTCGCCGACGAGTTCTGGGTCGAGCGCCGAAGTAGGCTCATCGAACAGCATCAGCTTCGGCTTGTTCGCCAGGGCGCGGGCGATGGCGACGCGCTGCTGCTGGCCGCCGGAGAGCTGGCGGGGATAGCTACCCGCCTTTTCCGATAGGCCGACCCGCTCCAAAAGCCGCATGGCGTTCTCGGTCGCGGCCTTACGACTTTCTCCGTGCACGCCGATCGGGGCCTCGACGATGTTCTGCAGCACCGTCATATGCGGATAGAGATTGAATTGCTGGAACACCATGCCAATCTTGCGCCGCTGGCTGGCGATCCCGTTGCTCGACAGCTTTTCCAGCCGGTCCTTGCGGAGACGGTAGCCGATCTGCTCGCCATCGACTTCGATAAACCCCTTATTGATCGCTTCGAGATGGTTGATGCAGCGCAGGAAGGTCGATTTTCCCGACCCGGACGGGCCGAGCACGACGACGACTTCACCCGGCATGACGTCGAGGTCGATCCCCTTCAGCACTTCGAGCTGGTCGAAGGACTTGTGGACGTTGCGGGCTCTGACGAGGGGCTTTGCAATTTCGGCACCGGTCAATGGCTTGCCTCCTCGGTAAGGGTCTCGGATTTGGCGGCAGCGGTGTTGTTGCGCCGTTCGCTGCGGCCGTAATAGGCCTCGATATAGCTCTGGCCGAGATTGAGGATGGAGGTGATAAGCAAGTACCAGAGGACCGCGACCAGCAGCATCGGGACGATCTCGAAGGTGCGATTATAGATCGACTGGACGGAATAGAGCAGATCGGCCATGGCGATGACGCTGACGAGCGAGGTTGCCTTGATCATGCTGATCAGCTGGTTGCCCGTCGGCGGCACGATCGATCGCATCGCCTGCGGAATGATGATCCGCCACAACGCTCTCGCCTTGGTCATGCCGAAGGCTTCCGCCGTCTCGAACTGGCCGCGATCGACCGAGAGCAGGCCGCCACGAATGATCTCCGCCATGTAGGCCGCTTCGTTCAAGGCCAGGCCGACGATCGCCGCCGTCATCGGCGTAATCACCGAATTGGTCTCCCAGCTGGCGAGCGTCGGGCCGAACGGAATGGCGATCGAAAGTTGGGGAAAAAGGGTCGAGAGGTTGTACCAGAAGATCAGTTGCACCAGGAGCGGCGTGCCGCGAAAGAACCAGATGAACAGCGATGCCAGTGAACGGGCGAGCCGGTCATTAGACAGCCGGGCGATCGCCAGTCCGAGGCCGAGCACGATGCCGATGGCCATCGCGACCACCGTCAGGCCCAGGCTGACGTAAAGGCCGTTGATAACAGTCGGATCGAAGAAATAAGCCGCGACGACAGGCCAGCCGAAATTCTCGTTGTGGGCGACGATCCACAGGAAGTTTGCGGCAATCAGGAGCACTGCCACCCACAAGAGGAGCCGGCCCGTTTGAAAGGGCTTGTGGGCATGGGCAACATCCCGGAAGTCCGCACCGCCAGACGGCGATGCGGCAGTCGTGCGGTCATTGCTCATTTCGGCAGGGCTCCACCAAGATTGAGACCGGGCTGCTTGATCATGTTGTTCTCAAGACCCCACTTCTTCATGATGGCGGCATAGGCGCCGTTATCCATCAACGCCTTGATCGAGTCGAGCAGAACGGGGCCGATTGGCGAGCCCTTCGGCACGACGGCGCCCTGATACAGATCGTCGAAGCCATTCTTCTGGCCGACGCCGCTCAGTTCCAGCTGGCCGTTTGCCTGAGACACGAAATAGGTCAGCGGGGCCTGCGAGGAGAAAAAGGCGTCGGCGCGTTTGGAGCGGACCGCCAGGATCGAGCTCGGCTGGTCGGTATAGGACTGCACTTCGAGTGCAGCCTTGCCGTCCGTCTTGCACTTTTCGACCTGGGCCTGGATCACCTTTTCGGCGGAGCCGCCGGCCATGACAGCAATGCGATTGCCGCAGGCGCTGTCGAGCGAACCGATGGCCTTCGGATTGCCCTTTTGAACGGAGAAGA
Encoded here:
- a CDS encoding extracellular solute-binding protein family 3 (PFAM: extracellular solute-binding protein family 3~SMART: extracellular solute-binding protein family 3~KEGG: amino acid ABC transporter); its protein translation is MHSKLIASAALLGLMMTTSVFAEEAVVPKQTVNDALRARLPEKIRTDGKMISVNNGSFPPYEIVTGTKLTGASADLTDAIGQMLGVEIEHETVSGLTALLAGINSGRYQFAFGPIGDFKTREEANDFVDWVQEYVVFSVQKGNPKAIGSLDSACGNRIAVMAGGSAEKVIQAQVEKCKTDGKAALEVQSYTDQPSSILAVRSKRADAFFSSQAPLTYFVSQANGQLELSGVGQKNGFDDLYQGAVVPKGSPIGPVLLDSIKALMDNGAYAAIMKKWGLENNMIKQPGLNLGGALPK
- a CDS encoding carboxyl-terminal protease (KEGG: rec:RHECIAT_PA0000112 putative C-terminal processing peptidase protein~TIGRFAM: carboxyl-terminal protease~PFAM: peptidase S41; PDZ/DHR/GLGF domain protein~SMART: peptidase S41; PDZ/DHR/GLGF domain protein) — translated: MRIAYVFLGAFLAIAQSAYAEVASPPVLAPLKRQAQAAELSAQFLSRYSYKPVPLDDALSARIMDQFIKSLDPDRMLFLQADIDKFMSDRSEIDDAIERKDLKIPFAIFNAYEQRVVDRMNYARSLLKQDFDFSTQENYSVLRDKAPWSQSKAESNELWRKRVKSDWLRLKLGGKNDAAIRETLDKRYENILERAYKFKSDDVFQSFMDAYSTSIDPHTDYFGAAASADFNVSMKLSLFGIGAVLQERDDYTTIRELVPGGPAQLSGKLAVGDRITGVGQGKDGAIKEVVGTRLDEVVQMIRGKKDSVVRLDILPADAGADGTHRVISLVRDKISLDKQAARKTVLSVKAGDATRKIGIITLPVFYEDFEAKRKGDQDYKSASRDVAKLLDELKEEKVDSVLIDLRNNGGGSLDEAIDLTGLFIGNGPVVQQRGSDGKIEVKSAELAAPVWAGPMGVLINRGSASASEIFAAAIQDYGRGVIVGEPSFGKGTVQTVVDLDQIVRNSKPEFGELKVTIAQFFRVNGGTTQLRGVTPDISLPGLSDPTSFGETSYDNALPWAQIKPANYTPSDTVSTLLPTLQSRHDARVGSDPDFQRLLKDLADLKAQREKGVISLNEAERRKEATAREKRFKDRAQVSDGEDPGGDDGLEAGERSLSADIAIENARKNAKDVLLDEAAAILADEADLQQGGLKAATKQTGNTNGK
- a CDS encoding amidohydrolase (TIGRFAM: amidohydrolase~PFAM: peptidase M20; peptidase dimerisation domain protein~KEGG: hippurate hydrolase protein); the encoded protein is MPTLDNAYARLSDFEAMEAELKATRQHLHAHPELSFEEAETARFVAEKLEGWGYDVTRNVGGHGVVARLSAGKGSKGIAIRADMDALPIVEATGLAYASGTPGKMHACGHDGHTTVLLGAAEYLARTRRFSGTVTLIFQPAEEASKNSGAQAMIADGLFERFPFDAIFGLHNHPGAPEGTILLRSGPMMAASDTVEITIKGKGGHASRPHLTIDPVVVACNLVVSLQTIISRNLDPTQTAVITVGTIHAGDAVNVIPEYAKLALSVRSFEPGIRDLLQERITKLARSVSDGHGASIEINYDRGNPVVVNSPDETDFARIVAAELVGEDKVATCPLIPGSEDFSHFLEHKPGSFLRLGNGMNSAILHSPKYDFADASLTVGAAMWARLAERYLQDDA
- a CDS encoding polar amino acid ABC transporter, inner membrane subunit (TIGRFAM: polar amino acid ABC transporter, inner membrane subunit~PFAM: binding-protein-dependent transport systems inner membrane component~KEGG: amino acid ABC transporter), which translates into the protein MSNDRTTAASPSGGADFRDVAHAHKPFQTGRLLLWVAVLLIAANFLWIVAHNENFGWPVVAAYFFDPTVINGLYVSLGLTVVAMAIGIVLGLGLAIARLSNDRLARSLASLFIWFFRGTPLLVQLIFWYNLSTLFPQLSIAIPFGPTLASWETNSVITPMTAAIVGLALNEAAYMAEIIRGGLLSVDRGQFETAEAFGMTKARALWRIIIPQAMRSIVPPTGNQLISMIKATSLVSVIAMADLLYSVQSIYNRTFEIVPMLLVAVLWYLLITSILNLGQSYIEAYYGRSERRNNTAAAKSETLTEEASH
- a CDS encoding ABC transporter related (PFAM: ABC transporter related~SMART: AAA ATPase~KEGG: amino acid ABC transporter) — encoded protein: MTGAEIAKPLVRARNVHKSFDQLEVLKGIDLDVMPGEVVVVLGPSGSGKSTFLRCINHLEAINKGFIEVDGEQIGYRLRKDRLEKLSSNGIASQRRKIGMVFQQFNLYPHMTVLQNIVEAPIGVHGESRKAATENAMRLLERVGLSEKAGSYPRQLSGGQQQRVAIARALANKPKLMLFDEPTSALDPELVGEVLATMRDLAKQGLTMIVVTHEIGFAREAADRVVFMDGGNVVEMGKPEDVIGNPQHPRTQAFLARFL
- a CDS encoding MEKHLA domain protein (PFAM: MEKHLA domain protein~KEGG: hypothetical protein) → MIANYNDAGLDLSYDLEFYALMAESFERSVGRRLTPEGQGAEWLYDHSPAVVLAHNTDADPRFIYANRAAQACFEYSWDEFITLPSRLSAEAPDRAERDRLLNTVAANGFIADYRGLRIAKSGRRFYIENAIVWDLVDRIGCRRGQAATFDSWKDVQAD